The following are from one region of the Betaproteobacteria bacterium genome:
- a CDS encoding tripartite tricarboxylate transporter substrate binding protein — translation MTLTTRRGGMRTIRSLGTWAVLILLACGSAWAQSYPGKPVRVIIVFPPGGATDIVGRIVFQKVGEQLGQQFIIDNRPGASGTLGASLVARSPADGYTLMVYSTTLIANAHMYKKLPYDTMKDFVGLSPVAQLIGMLSVHPSMPVRSVKDLIALAKKRPGEISYGTAGVGAFQHLATSLFANMADIDIVHVPYKGGGPASLGTAAGEVQMILTPISEVLPYIKGKRLRPIAVSSDKRTAQFPDIPTIAETVKGYEFSSWMGTFAPAGTPRDIIEKLNAELKKAVADPAVASNLSSQSLIPMHMTLDEFAKQIKVEYERYAKIVKISGARIE, via the coding sequence ATGACTCTCACAACGAGGAGGGGTGGCATGCGTACGATTCGATCGTTGGGCACATGGGCAGTTCTCATCCTGTTGGCATGCGGCAGCGCCTGGGCGCAATCCTACCCCGGCAAGCCTGTGCGCGTGATCATCGTCTTTCCGCCGGGAGGGGCAACCGACATCGTCGGCCGCATCGTCTTCCAGAAAGTCGGCGAGCAGCTTGGCCAGCAGTTCATCATCGACAACCGACCGGGCGCCAGCGGAACCCTGGGTGCGTCGTTGGTGGCCAGGAGCCCGGCGGACGGCTACACGCTCATGGTCTATTCCACCACGTTGATCGCCAATGCCCACATGTACAAGAAGCTGCCTTACGACACGATGAAAGACTTCGTTGGCCTCTCGCCGGTGGCGCAGCTGATCGGCATGTTGTCGGTGCACCCCTCGATGCCGGTGCGCAGCGTCAAGGATCTCATCGCCCTGGCGAAGAAGCGCCCAGGTGAGATCAGTTACGGGACGGCCGGCGTCGGCGCCTTCCAGCATCTGGCGACCAGCCTGTTCGCCAACATGGCCGACATCGACATCGTCCACGTGCCGTACAAGGGCGGCGGCCCGGCTTCCCTCGGGACTGCCGCGGGCGAAGTGCAGATGATCCTCACGCCCATCTCGGAAGTCCTCCCGTATATCAAGGGGAAGCGGCTGCGGCCGATCGCGGTTTCTTCCGACAAGCGCACGGCGCAATTTCCGGATATCCCGACTATCGCGGAAACCGTGAAAGGCTACGAATTCAGCTCGTGGATGGGGACGTTCGCGCCGGCCGGTACGCCGAGAGACATCATCGAGAAGCTCAACGCCGAGCTCAAGAAAGCGGTCGCGGATCCCGCTGTCGCCTCGAACCTCTCGAGCCAGTCGCTCATCCCCATGCACATGACCCTCGACGAGTTCGCCAAGCAGATCAAGGTGGAGTACGAAAGGTACGCGAAGATCGTGAAGATCTCGGGTGCCCGGATCGAGTAG
- a CDS encoding NUDIX domain-containing protein, with translation MEQRLEDTMGKPKHSAPAHADAAIGRIRTRIRQHRYRPIREDESAITHAVLVPFYLLGSELHIVLTKRTNFVSMQQGHIAFPGGRREPDDADLLAAALRESDEEIGLEPRHVELFGRLDDFWTRGGDMFVAGFAGLIDPAVSPYPWRPQEREVAEILEVPVRHLLDPRNVEVAPPREVLGRMWPNETFVFRGHRVFGATARTLRHVLDLAFGER, from the coding sequence ATGGAGCAGCGCTTGGAAGACACGATGGGCAAGCCGAAGCACTCAGCGCCCGCGCACGCCGACGCAGCGATCGGGCGAATCCGGACGCGAATCCGGCAGCACCGCTACCGTCCGATCCGCGAAGACGAGTCGGCCATCACGCATGCCGTGCTCGTTCCTTTTTACCTGCTCGGCAGCGAATTGCATATCGTGCTCACCAAGCGCACCAACTTCGTATCGATGCAGCAGGGCCATATCGCCTTTCCGGGCGGCCGGCGCGAGCCCGATGATGCGGATCTGCTGGCCGCGGCTTTGCGCGAAAGCGATGAGGAGATCGGGCTCGAGCCGCGCCACGTCGAGCTCTTCGGCCGGCTCGACGACTTCTGGACGCGCGGCGGTGACATGTTCGTGGCCGGTTTCGCCGGTCTGATCGATCCGGCGGTGTCGCCTTATCCCTGGCGGCCGCAGGAGCGTGAGGTCGCCGAGATCCTCGAAGTACCCGTGCGCCATCTGCTCGATCCGCGCAACGTGGAAGTCGCGCCACCCAGGGAAGTCCTCGGTCGGATGTGGCCGAACGAAACGTTCGTCTTCCGCGGGCACCGGGTGTTCGGTGCGACTGCGCGCACGCTCAGGCACGTGCTGGATCTCGCGTTCGGCGAAAGATGA
- a CDS encoding tripartite tricarboxylate transporter substrate binding protein — protein MTHPCSIAPNLWPLFAAALVWPGGSALAQTYPDKPVRIVIGFAPGGAVDFVARLVGQKLTESMGQAFVIENRPGAATSISAERVARAAADGHTLLLLPISTAVQSAVRKKLPYDLQRDIAPISQISIGPLLLVAHPSLPVRGIKDLIALARSRPGKLEWSSPGIGSANHFAGELLNLQTKVTMLHVPFKGSSEAVIAAATGQVSLCITSLAAATPMLQSGRLRPLAFTTAARVAALPEVPTIAEAAIPGFDYFTWYGLAAPAATPKNIVTRLNSEVGRITKLPDVKTALERQGMVAQPGTPEEFAAVIGRTIEQTATLIKAAGAQARMSQTVRDLR, from the coding sequence ATGACGCACCCGTGCTCGATTGCCCCCAACCTGTGGCCATTATTCGCCGCTGCGCTCGTCTGGCCAGGGGGAAGCGCGCTCGCTCAGACCTACCCGGATAAGCCCGTGCGGATCGTGATCGGCTTCGCTCCCGGGGGCGCGGTGGATTTCGTCGCACGCCTGGTCGGGCAGAAGCTCACGGAATCGATGGGCCAGGCCTTCGTGATCGAAAATCGTCCGGGCGCGGCGACCTCGATCAGCGCCGAACGCGTGGCTCGCGCAGCCGCGGACGGCCACACCCTGCTGCTCTTGCCGATTTCGACCGCCGTGCAGTCGGCGGTACGCAAGAAGCTCCCGTACGATCTGCAACGCGATATCGCCCCCATCTCCCAGATCTCGATCGGACCGCTGCTGCTCGTAGCGCACCCTTCCCTGCCCGTGCGCGGCATCAAGGATCTGATCGCGCTGGCGCGCTCCCGGCCCGGCAAGCTCGAATGGTCTTCGCCGGGAATCGGCAGCGCCAACCACTTTGCCGGCGAGCTGCTCAATCTCCAGACCAAGGTGACCATGCTGCACGTACCGTTCAAGGGCTCCAGCGAGGCGGTGATCGCCGCGGCCACGGGGCAAGTGAGTCTCTGCATCACCAGCCTCGCGGCAGCGACGCCGATGCTGCAGAGCGGGCGGCTGCGCCCGCTGGCCTTTACGACGGCCGCGCGCGTGGCCGCCTTGCCCGAGGTCCCGACGATCGCCGAGGCAGCCATCCCGGGCTTCGACTATTTCACCTGGTACGGATTGGCCGCGCCGGCCGCTACGCCGAAAAACATCGTCACGCGACTCAACAGCGAGGTCGGCCGGATCACGAAACTGCCCGACGTGAAGACCGCGCTGGAACGCCAGGGCATGGTGGCTCAGCCCGGGACTCCGGAAGAGTTCGCGGCCGTCATCGGCCGCACCATCGAGCAGACCGCCACCTTGATCAAGGCCGCGGGGGCTCAAGCTCGAATGAGCCAGACGGTTCGTGACCTGCGTTAG